The following are encoded together in the Tepidiforma bonchosmolovskayae genome:
- a CDS encoding ferredoxin reductase family protein encodes MAWLAAYALFIGAMPFIAAVDHDRRGREFLLEFSVALGFIGLAMLWLQFALTARFRWVAPGSGLDTLMQVHRQAGISAFALVLAHPVLAIAANDRFVHFLNPGHGVARAVALWVMLIALVAILGSSLWRKKLGLRYEWWRLAHAVLATGIVFIGLVHVLRVGFYIDDPWKQALWSGLTAAAIGLLGYTRVVRPLRMWRKPYRVTEVRREPGSSWTVVLEPVGHPGMRFAPGQFAWVTIRASPFSLEQHPFSFASSAEAAGRLEFTIKELGDWTAKVGQVPVGTTAYLDGPYGAFTVSETAERIVGIAGGVGITPIMSILRTWRDRGDRRPAALLYAAGTLEGMVYREELEAMARERGLELTLLPREAPPGWTGPAGLPDEGLIRGLVERQGTQGTQYLVCGPPPLMDLAERTLLAAGVPASAIRAERFDIA; translated from the coding sequence ATGGCATGGCTGGCGGCGTACGCCCTCTTCATCGGGGCGATGCCGTTCATCGCGGCGGTGGACCACGACCGGCGCGGGCGGGAGTTCCTGCTCGAGTTTTCGGTGGCGCTGGGATTCATCGGGCTGGCTATGCTGTGGCTGCAGTTCGCCCTGACGGCGCGGTTCCGCTGGGTCGCGCCGGGGTCGGGGCTCGACACGCTGATGCAGGTTCACCGGCAGGCGGGAATTTCGGCGTTTGCGCTGGTGCTCGCCCACCCGGTGCTGGCAATTGCAGCGAACGACCGGTTCGTCCACTTTCTCAACCCGGGCCACGGCGTCGCGCGGGCGGTGGCGCTCTGGGTGATGCTCATCGCGCTCGTCGCGATCCTCGGGAGCAGCCTCTGGCGGAAGAAGCTCGGCCTCCGGTACGAATGGTGGCGGCTGGCGCACGCGGTGCTGGCGACGGGCATCGTCTTCATCGGGCTCGTCCACGTGCTGCGGGTCGGGTTTTACATCGATGACCCGTGGAAGCAGGCGCTCTGGAGCGGGCTCACCGCCGCGGCCATCGGACTCCTCGGCTACACGCGGGTGGTGCGGCCGCTGCGGATGTGGCGGAAACCGTACCGGGTGACGGAGGTCCGGCGGGAGCCGGGCAGCTCGTGGACCGTGGTCCTTGAGCCGGTCGGCCACCCGGGGATGCGGTTCGCGCCGGGGCAGTTCGCGTGGGTGACGATCCGCGCGAGCCCGTTTTCGCTGGAGCAGCACCCGTTCTCGTTCGCTTCGAGCGCGGAGGCAGCCGGGCGGCTGGAGTTCACCATCAAGGAGCTCGGAGACTGGACGGCGAAGGTGGGGCAGGTGCCGGTGGGGACGACGGCGTACCTGGACGGGCCGTACGGGGCGTTCACCGTATCCGAGACGGCGGAGCGGATCGTGGGGATCGCCGGGGGCGTGGGGATTACGCCGATCATGAGCATCCTGCGGACGTGGCGGGACCGGGGCGACCGGCGCCCGGCGGCGCTGCTGTATGCCGCGGGCACGCTCGAGGGGATGGTCTACCGGGAGGAGCTGGAGGCGATGGCGCGGGAGCGGGGCCTGGAGCTGACGCTGCTGCCGCGGGAGGCTCCGCCGGGCTGGACCGGCCCGGCGGGCCTGCCGGACGAGGGGCTGATCCGCGGGCTGGTCGAACGGCAAGGGACGCAGGGGACGCAGTACCTGGTCTGCGGCCCGCCGCCGCTGATGGACCTGGCAGAGCGGACGCTGCTCGCCGCCGGGGTGCCGGCCAGTGCGATCCGGGCGGAACGATTCGATATCGCGTAA
- a CDS encoding phosphatase PAP2 family protein codes for MRGLLDAFAFHLPSHPLEGAVTLAALIVAAGAWRRVGGPAAAGLAAAGAAGAFVQVGHPAIPLAIAGVGVLHARRGRRIAPGAFARETAIVLAGFLAYEAARFQVVSEPEPAIRNARRIVDLEAAFGLFRERELQQLLAGPGPVTAAWNLLYSHAFLAVVISALLWLVVADPPRYRLFRNALGISTVLAIILIAWYPVAPPRLVPGLGIEDTVVAAGNAHRFANEYAAIPSLHVGWLALTGWVFARPLRGWRRAAVMFGPGLGMLLVVMVTGNHYWFDGVAGVAVTIGPAIILLHRAAITDFLREGLAALPRIPAAAASPRGRVSTVALGGLFLYLGAGQLINPGFTDFWGYLFFQVGATLLLLLAAEAFLAREGGLSWLTHGIAIACSWADVLGTDGDLYARIDEYDKLTHAMGTAAVTAAAWEVLRAAARRTGSTRPPRDRFLLAVAIGVAAGIGWEVYEYLGDVVFHTTRSQGRWDTLNDLVSDTAGAFLIAVLLWWQERRGLAGEFEARPRTRPAPPS; via the coding sequence ATGCGCGGACTGCTCGATGCGTTCGCCTTCCACCTGCCCTCGCACCCGCTCGAGGGAGCGGTGACGCTCGCCGCGCTCATTGTCGCCGCGGGGGCCTGGCGCCGCGTGGGCGGGCCGGCCGCCGCCGGGCTCGCTGCTGCCGGGGCCGCAGGGGCGTTCGTCCAGGTCGGCCACCCGGCCATCCCCCTCGCCATCGCCGGGGTGGGCGTCCTCCATGCCCGCCGCGGCCGGCGCATCGCCCCCGGCGCCTTCGCCCGCGAAACCGCCATCGTCCTGGCCGGCTTCCTTGCCTACGAAGCAGCCCGCTTCCAGGTCGTCTCCGAGCCCGAACCGGCCATCCGCAACGCCCGGCGCATCGTCGACCTCGAGGCCGCCTTCGGCCTCTTCCGTGAGCGCGAACTCCAGCAGCTCCTTGCCGGCCCGGGCCCCGTCACCGCCGCCTGGAACCTCCTCTACTCCCACGCGTTCCTCGCCGTCGTTATCAGCGCCCTCCTCTGGCTCGTCGTCGCCGACCCGCCCCGCTACCGCCTCTTCCGGAACGCGCTCGGCATCTCCACGGTCCTCGCCATCATCCTGATCGCGTGGTACCCGGTCGCCCCGCCGCGGCTCGTGCCCGGGCTCGGCATCGAAGATACGGTCGTCGCCGCCGGCAATGCCCACAGGTTCGCCAACGAGTACGCCGCCATCCCCAGCCTCCACGTCGGGTGGCTCGCGCTCACCGGCTGGGTTTTCGCCCGCCCCCTGCGCGGCTGGCGGCGGGCCGCGGTCATGTTCGGCCCCGGGCTCGGCATGCTGCTCGTCGTCATGGTCACCGGCAACCACTACTGGTTCGACGGTGTCGCCGGCGTGGCCGTGACCATCGGCCCCGCCATCATCCTGCTCCACCGCGCGGCCATCACCGACTTCCTGCGCGAAGGCCTGGCCGCCCTGCCGCGCATCCCGGCCGCCGCCGCCAGCCCCCGCGGCCGGGTCAGCACGGTCGCGCTCGGCGGCCTCTTCCTCTACCTCGGCGCCGGCCAGCTCATCAACCCCGGCTTCACGGACTTCTGGGGCTACCTCTTCTTCCAGGTCGGCGCCACGCTCCTCCTGCTGCTCGCCGCCGAGGCGTTCCTCGCCCGCGAGGGCGGCCTCTCCTGGCTCACCCACGGCATCGCCATCGCCTGCAGCTGGGCCGACGTCCTCGGCACCGACGGCGACCTCTACGCCCGCATCGACGAGTACGACAAGCTCACGCACGCCATGGGCACGGCAGCCGTCACGGCCGCCGCCTGGGAAGTGCTGCGCGCCGCCGCCCGCCGCACCGGCTCAACCCGCCCCCCGCGCGACCGCTTCCTCCTCGCCGTCGCCATCGGTGTCGCGGCCGGCATCGGCTGGGAGGTGTACGAATACCTCGGCGATGTCGTCTTCCACACCACCCGCAGCCAGGGCCGCTGGGACACCCTCAACGACCTCGTGAGCGACACCGCCGGGGCGTTCCTCATCGCTGTCCTGCTCTGGTGGCAGGAGCGCCGCGGCCTCGCGGGAGAGTTCGAAGCCCGCCCGCGGACCCGGCCCGCGCCCCCGTCCTGA
- a CDS encoding TlpA family protein disulfide reductase, which yields MAESTAAPSPARQRAGYAALGLAIAVAVGAALYFFVFAGSEGDAGTPAGPVLPSVYPNTGPLVPDRPEIGRPAPDFALVDARDTATIRRLSDFRGKVVLLNWYASWCDPCKREIPAFVAARAALAGQLEVLGIDYLEPPEKAVGILQQLGADYPALLDADGSVASHYRIPGMPTTFLIGADGTLLAMRAGELREEDLPAFLARAGLSYNR from the coding sequence ATGGCAGAATCGACCGCCGCACCTTCGCCCGCCCGCCAGCGCGCCGGCTACGCCGCCCTCGGGCTCGCCATCGCCGTCGCCGTCGGCGCTGCCCTCTACTTCTTCGTCTTCGCCGGCTCCGAAGGCGATGCCGGAACGCCCGCAGGCCCGGTCCTGCCGTCCGTCTACCCGAACACCGGCCCGCTCGTTCCCGACCGGCCCGAAATCGGCAGGCCGGCGCCCGACTTCGCCCTCGTCGATGCCCGCGACACCGCCACCATCCGCCGCCTTTCCGACTTCCGCGGCAAGGTCGTCCTCCTCAACTGGTATGCCAGCTGGTGCGACCCCTGCAAGCGCGAAATCCCCGCGTTCGTCGCCGCCCGCGCAGCCCTCGCCGGCCAGCTCGAAGTCCTCGGCATCGACTACCTCGAACCCCCGGAGAAGGCCGTGGGCATCCTCCAGCAGCTCGGCGCCGACTACCCCGCCCTCCTCGACGCCGACGGATCGGTGGCCAGCCACTACCGCATCCCCGGCATGCCGACCACCTTCCTCATCGGCGCCGATGGCACCCTCCTCGCCATGCGCGCCGGCGAACTGCGCGAAGAGGACCTGCCGGCGTTCCTCGCCCGGGCCGGCCTTTCCTACAATCGCTGA
- a CDS encoding response regulator transcription factor: MVAASERHPKVLVVEDEESLLFTLAHNLKREGYQVLTAARGDDGLRLAREKQPDLIVLDVMLPGIDGIQVCRMLRRDSDVPIIMLTALGGEGDRVAGLDTGADDYMAKPFGMRELMARVRALLRRSGPRAQPDLGPSVIVSGDLALDRERREVTRNGRVLRMKPKEFELLLFFAQHPGKVFTREQILDEVWGYDFYGGPRTVDVHVRWLRQKIEDDPANPARLRTIRGSGYLFEG, translated from the coding sequence ATGGTTGCCGCGAGCGAACGCCACCCGAAGGTGCTGGTCGTCGAAGACGAGGAGTCGCTGCTGTTCACCCTCGCCCACAATTTGAAGCGCGAAGGGTACCAGGTGCTGACCGCGGCGCGCGGCGACGACGGCCTGCGGCTGGCGCGTGAGAAGCAGCCGGACCTGATCGTGCTGGACGTGATGCTGCCGGGGATCGACGGCATCCAGGTGTGCCGGATGCTGCGGCGGGATTCGGACGTGCCGATCATCATGCTCACGGCGCTGGGCGGCGAAGGCGACCGGGTCGCCGGGCTCGATACGGGCGCGGACGACTACATGGCGAAGCCGTTCGGCATGCGGGAGCTGATGGCGCGGGTGCGGGCCCTGCTCCGGCGCTCGGGGCCGCGGGCCCAGCCGGACCTGGGGCCGAGCGTCATCGTCTCGGGCGACCTTGCGCTCGACCGCGAGCGGCGGGAGGTGACGCGCAACGGGCGCGTCCTGCGGATGAAACCGAAAGAGTTCGAACTCCTGCTATTCTTCGCGCAGCACCCGGGAAAGGTGTTCACGCGGGAGCAGATCCTCGATGAAGTGTGGGGCTACGACTTCTACGGCGGGCCGCGGACGGTGGACGTCCACGTGCGCTGGCTGCGCCAGAAGATCGAGGATGACCCGGCGAACCCGGCCCGGCTGCGCACCATCCGGGGGAGCGGCTACCTCTTCGAAGGCTAG
- a CDS encoding HAMP domain-containing sensor histidine kinase — MSRDLAARGAAIALVAAVVGFLLGLISDGPGWREVAAFALTAAAGAAAGYVAFWRPSRAVRTVVEAAERIAEGELAQRVPDEPGPAGDLTRAFNVMAGRVATLFESVAFEHARLEAVFDASSDPMAALSADTTVRFLNPAAAQLFGTSMADAIGRRLIEVARDYELEALVERAAAEGRGQTAITRFGPRRVPLRAAALPIREGGDWAVLLILTDLTEVQRLDQVRRDFVSNVSHELRTPLASIRAMVETLADGVEPEEAPEFYARILRQVDRLTTLVNELLDLSRIESGALQLKPEPVSVGEVLAEAASLLQTRAEAGDVTIIVEGTDLEVEADRAALLRVATNLLDNAVKWSPPGGRVWARAADEGELVAISVKDEGPGIPEQDLPRVFERFFKSDASRANAGVGLGLAIVKHLVRAHGGTATVESKPGHGALFTVRLPKRFIGRRRDTAG, encoded by the coding sequence ATGAGCCGGGACCTGGCGGCCCGGGGGGCGGCGATTGCGCTCGTCGCGGCGGTGGTCGGTTTCCTCCTCGGGCTGATCAGCGACGGCCCGGGCTGGCGCGAAGTTGCCGCTTTTGCGCTGACGGCAGCAGCCGGTGCGGCGGCCGGGTACGTGGCGTTCTGGCGGCCGTCGCGGGCGGTGCGGACGGTGGTCGAGGCGGCGGAGCGGATCGCGGAAGGCGAGCTGGCCCAGCGGGTGCCGGATGAGCCGGGGCCGGCGGGCGACCTGACCCGGGCCTTTAATGTGATGGCCGGCAGGGTGGCGACGCTCTTCGAAAGCGTGGCGTTCGAGCATGCGCGGCTGGAGGCCGTCTTCGATGCGTCGTCGGACCCGATGGCGGCGCTGAGCGCCGACACCACGGTGCGGTTCCTGAACCCGGCGGCGGCGCAGCTCTTCGGCACGTCGATGGCGGACGCCATCGGCCGGCGGCTGATTGAAGTGGCGCGGGACTACGAACTGGAGGCGCTTGTCGAGCGGGCCGCGGCCGAGGGCCGGGGGCAGACGGCGATCACCCGCTTCGGGCCGCGGCGGGTCCCGCTCCGGGCGGCGGCCCTGCCGATCCGCGAAGGCGGCGACTGGGCGGTCCTCCTCATCCTCACCGACCTGACGGAGGTGCAGCGGCTGGACCAGGTGCGGCGCGACTTCGTGAGCAATGTGTCGCACGAGCTGCGGACGCCGCTGGCCTCCATCCGGGCGATGGTCGAGACGCTGGCCGACGGGGTGGAGCCCGAGGAGGCGCCGGAGTTTTACGCACGCATCCTCCGGCAGGTGGACCGGCTGACGACGCTGGTGAACGAGCTGCTCGACCTGTCGCGGATCGAATCGGGCGCGCTGCAGCTGAAACCGGAGCCGGTTTCGGTTGGGGAAGTGCTGGCCGAGGCCGCGAGCCTGCTCCAGACCCGGGCCGAGGCGGGCGATGTGACGATCATCGTCGAGGGGACGGACCTGGAGGTGGAGGCCGACCGGGCAGCGCTCCTGCGGGTGGCGACCAACCTGCTGGATAACGCCGTGAAGTGGTCGCCGCCGGGCGGGCGGGTGTGGGCCCGCGCAGCAGACGAAGGGGAGCTGGTCGCGATTTCGGTGAAGGACGAGGGCCCGGGCATCCCGGAGCAGGACCTGCCGCGGGTCTTCGAGCGCTTCTTCAAGTCGGATGCGTCGCGGGCGAACGCGGGGGTGGGGCTGGGGCTGGCGATTGTGAAGCACCTGGTGCGGGCGCACGGCGGGACCGCCACGGTGGAGAGCAAGCCGGGGCACGGGGCGCTCTTTACGGTGCGGCTGCCGAAGCGGTTCATCGGGCGGCGGCGCGACACCGCGGGCTGA
- the mscL gene encoding large conductance mechanosensitive channel protein MscL, producing the protein MSGIFKEFRDFVLRGNVLDLAVAVVIGAAFTTVVNSLVANVLTPFIAAVFGQPSFADINFDIGDATIEVGLFFEAVVNFLIVAAVIFFFVVKPVNVLLERRKRGEAPADLPTPEDVQLLREIRDLLKQRP; encoded by the coding sequence ATGTCCGGCATCTTCAAGGAGTTCCGCGATTTCGTTCTGCGGGGGAATGTGCTCGACCTCGCGGTGGCGGTCGTCATCGGGGCGGCGTTCACGACGGTCGTCAACTCGCTCGTCGCGAACGTGCTGACGCCGTTCATCGCGGCGGTTTTCGGCCAGCCGAGCTTCGCCGACATCAACTTCGATATCGGCGATGCCACGATCGAGGTCGGGCTGTTCTTCGAAGCCGTCGTGAACTTCCTGATCGTGGCGGCGGTCATCTTCTTCTTCGTGGTAAAGCCGGTGAACGTGCTGCTGGAGCGGCGGAAGCGGGGCGAGGCGCCAGCCGACCTGCCGACGCCGGAGGACGTCCAGCTCCTGCGCGAAATCCGCGACCTGCTGAAGCAGCGGCCGTAG
- a CDS encoding Zn-dependent alcohol dehydrogenase codes for MKAAVFHGAHQPLTIEDVEIDRPRGREVIVRTVASGVCHSDLHFVDGLYPLQAPAILGHEAAGIVEEVGDQVTYVKPGDHVICCLSVFCGHCEMCVSGRPNLCRAPSRQRSADMPPKLTWRGTPVVQFANLGAYAEKMLVHENAVVKIREDMPLAAAALIGCGVTTGVGAVLNTAKMEPGASVAVFGCGGVGLAAIQGARIGGARMIIAVDTVESKLAKAKELGATHVVDASSRDPVEAIREISGGGVEYSFEAIGLKRAAEQAFECLAIGGTATIIGMIPVGQKVELDGPSFLQEKKIQGSAMGSNRFLRDMPRYVEFYMQGRLKLDEMITRTGRLEDVNDAFRAMKAGEVARTVLLFD; via the coding sequence ATGAAAGCCGCCGTGTTCCACGGGGCGCATCAGCCGCTCACCATCGAAGACGTCGAGATCGACCGGCCGCGGGGCCGGGAGGTGATCGTCCGGACGGTCGCGTCGGGCGTCTGCCACAGCGACCTGCATTTCGTCGACGGGCTCTACCCGCTGCAGGCGCCGGCCATCCTCGGGCACGAGGCCGCGGGCATCGTGGAGGAGGTCGGCGATCAGGTGACCTACGTGAAGCCCGGCGACCACGTGATCTGCTGCCTGAGCGTGTTCTGCGGGCACTGCGAGATGTGCGTGAGCGGGCGGCCGAACCTGTGCCGGGCCCCGAGCCGGCAGCGGAGCGCGGACATGCCGCCGAAGCTGACCTGGCGGGGGACTCCGGTGGTGCAGTTTGCGAACCTCGGCGCCTACGCGGAGAAGATGCTCGTCCACGAGAACGCCGTGGTGAAGATCCGGGAGGACATGCCGCTGGCGGCGGCAGCGCTCATCGGCTGCGGGGTGACGACGGGCGTGGGGGCCGTGCTGAACACGGCGAAGATGGAGCCGGGGGCGTCGGTGGCGGTGTTCGGGTGCGGCGGCGTGGGGCTGGCGGCGATCCAGGGGGCGCGCATCGGCGGCGCCCGGATGATCATCGCGGTCGACACGGTGGAATCGAAGCTGGCGAAGGCGAAGGAGCTTGGCGCGACCCACGTGGTCGACGCTTCGAGCCGGGACCCGGTCGAAGCGATCCGGGAGATCTCGGGCGGGGGCGTGGAGTACTCGTTCGAGGCGATCGGACTGAAGCGGGCCGCGGAGCAGGCGTTCGAGTGCCTGGCCATCGGCGGCACGGCGACGATCATCGGGATGATCCCGGTGGGCCAGAAGGTCGAGCTGGACGGTCCGAGCTTCCTGCAGGAGAAGAAGATCCAAGGCTCAGCGATGGGCTCGAACCGGTTCCTGCGGGACATGCCGCGGTATGTGGAGTTCTACATGCAGGGGCGGCTGAAGCTGGACGAGATGATTACCCGCACGGGCCGGCTGGAGGACGTGAACGACGCCTTCCGGGCGATGAAGGCCGGTGAGGTTGCGCGCACGGTGCTGCTCTTCGACTGA